The following proteins are co-located in the Mesorhizobium australicum WSM2073 genome:
- a CDS encoding TfoX/Sxy family protein: MDNERIAELFEGLGPVSIRKLFGGKGIYFDGVIVAIVLRGELLLKADAQSASEFEAAGCRQWTYTGSRHGKLVAMPYWSIPDSAFDDPDEMTVWARRAYEAGRRAGK, translated from the coding sequence ATGGACAATGAGCGCATCGCGGAACTGTTCGAGGGCCTCGGTCCGGTCAGCATCCGAAAACTATTCGGCGGCAAAGGCATCTATTTCGATGGCGTCATCGTCGCCATCGTGCTGCGCGGCGAATTGCTGCTGAAAGCCGACGCGCAGAGCGCATCGGAGTTCGAAGCCGCGGGCTGCCGGCAATGGACCTACACCGGCTCTCGCCACGGCAAGCTTGTCGCCATGCCCTATTGGAGCATTCCCGACAGCGCTTTCGACGATCCCGACGAAATGACGGTGTGGGCGCGACGCGCCTACGAAGCTGGGCGGCGGGCGGGGAAGTAG
- a CDS encoding pseudouridine-5'-phosphate glycosidase yields MTPETARPFIDVHAPVAQALAAGRPVVALESTIITHGMPYPDNGAMAANVEKIIADGGAVPATIAVVNGRIKIGLSDGERESLAMTGDAMKLSRADLGFAVAQGRTGGTTVAATMIAADMVGIKVFATGGIGGVHKGAEKSFDISADLDELARTPVIVVSAGAKAILDIEKTLEVLETRGVPVVGHGCETMPAFWSRQSPFRAPLTLHGPEDIAHFYRTRLALGLGGGMLIANPVPESHEIPAEEMAGYIEAAQKAAEALNVTGKAVTPFLLGKILELTGGRSLKTNIALVENNARLAAEIAKAL; encoded by the coding sequence ATGACGCCAGAGACCGCCCGCCCCTTCATCGATGTCCACGCACCGGTGGCGCAGGCCCTGGCCGCCGGGCGCCCGGTGGTGGCGCTCGAAAGCACCATCATCACCCATGGCATGCCCTATCCCGACAATGGCGCCATGGCGGCCAACGTCGAAAAGATCATCGCTGACGGCGGCGCCGTGCCGGCAACCATCGCGGTGGTCAACGGCCGCATCAAGATCGGGCTTTCGGACGGCGAACGCGAATCGCTGGCGATGACCGGTGACGCCATGAAGCTGTCGCGCGCCGATCTCGGCTTCGCCGTCGCGCAGGGCCGCACCGGTGGCACCACGGTCGCCGCCACCATGATCGCGGCTGACATGGTCGGGATAAAGGTGTTCGCCACCGGCGGCATTGGCGGCGTGCACAAGGGGGCGGAAAAGAGCTTCGACATCTCGGCCGACCTCGATGAATTGGCGCGTACACCGGTGATCGTCGTCTCGGCCGGCGCCAAGGCGATCCTCGACATCGAAAAGACGCTGGAAGTGCTGGAGACGCGCGGCGTGCCCGTGGTCGGCCATGGCTGCGAGACGATGCCGGCCTTCTGGTCGCGGCAGTCACCGTTCCGGGCGCCATTGACCTTGCACGGACCGGAAGATATCGCGCATTTCTACCGGACACGCCTGGCTCTGGGCTTGGGCGGCGGCATGCTGATTGCCAATCCCGTGCCGGAATCCCACGAAATCCCCGCTGAAGAAATGGCGGGCTACATCGAAGCCGCGCAAAAGGCGGCCGAAGCCCTCAACGTCACCGGCAAGGCCGTGACGCCGTTCCTGCTGGGAAAAATCCTCGAACTCACCGGCGGCCGCAGCCTGAAGACCAACATCGCGCTGGTCGAGAACAATGCAAGGCTGGCGGCTGAGATCGCCAAGGCGCTGTAG
- a CDS encoding SUF system Fe-S cluster assembly protein → MDDVTTTEATPENSGNGVVSASAIPADELARLTDDIVSALKTVYDPEIPADIYELGLVYKIDVEDDRSVKIDMTLTAPGCPVAGEMPGWVENAVGAVEGVSGVEVNMTFDPPWTPDRMSEEAQVAVGWY, encoded by the coding sequence ATGGATGATGTGACCACCACCGAAGCTACGCCGGAAAACTCGGGTAACGGCGTCGTTTCCGCCTCGGCCATTCCCGCTGATGAGCTGGCGCGGCTGACCGACGATATCGTCTCGGCGCTGAAGACGGTCTACGACCCGGAAATCCCGGCCGATATTTACGAGCTTGGCCTCGTCTACAAGATCGACGTCGAGGACGACCGCTCGGTCAAGATCGACATGACGCTGACCGCGCCTGGCTGCCCGGTGGCCGGCGAAATGCCCGGCTGGGTGGAAAATGCCGTCGGCGCCGTCGAGGGCGTCTCCGGCGTCGAAGTCAACATGACTTTCGACCCACCCTGGACGCCCGACCGCATGTCGGAAGAGGCGCAGGTGGCGGTGGGCTGGTACTAG
- the sufA gene encoding Fe-S cluster assembly scaffold SufA, with translation MGRFAVITMTEKAADRVREIVATRENAHGIRLGIKKGGCAGMEYTVDLVTEPNTKDDHIERDGAHVYVAPEAALFLFGTEMDFEQTTLRTGFTFHNPNQSSACGCGESVELKPADLKALAEARATA, from the coding sequence ATGGGACGCTTTGCCGTCATCACGATGACCGAAAAGGCCGCTGACCGGGTGCGCGAGATCGTCGCCACGCGCGAAAACGCGCATGGCATCCGCCTTGGCATTAAGAAGGGCGGCTGCGCCGGCATGGAATACACGGTCGATCTGGTGACCGAGCCCAACACCAAGGACGACCATATCGAGCGCGATGGCGCCCATGTCTATGTCGCGCCGGAAGCCGCCCTGTTCCTGTTCGGCACCGAGATGGATTTCGAGCAGACGACGCTGCGCACCGGTTTCACCTTCCACAACCCGAACCAGAGTTCGGCCTGCGGCTGCGGCGAGTCGGTCGAGTTGAAGCCGGCCGATCTCAAGGCGCTGGCCGAGGCGCGCGCCACGGCCTGA
- a CDS encoding RNA methyltransferase → MPITKDPDNTAAGPAIILVEPQLGENIGMVARAMANFGLSELRLVNPRDGWPSEKARAAASRADHVIDAVEVFDDLASALADLNFVFATTARQRDGFKSVRGPVEAGRMLRARHAMGQRTGILFGRERFGLYNDEVGLADEIVTFPVDPDFSSLNIAQAALLMSYEWMKSGLEDETRTNFSGPEMKPASKEELHGLFTYLEGALEARGYFRPAPKKPKMVDNLRAVLTRAGFAEPELKVLRGIISSLDRFSPAMPRGDGSPGDDPRRLPAAAARARKAEATGRAPDASGDDTDTPLLGGKGTDND, encoded by the coding sequence ATGCCCATTACCAAAGATCCCGATAACACCGCAGCCGGCCCGGCGATCATCCTTGTCGAGCCGCAGCTCGGCGAGAATATCGGCATGGTCGCCCGCGCCATGGCCAATTTCGGACTGTCGGAACTGCGTCTGGTCAATCCGCGCGATGGCTGGCCGAGCGAGAAGGCGCGTGCCGCCGCCAGCCGTGCCGACCACGTCATCGATGCCGTCGAGGTTTTCGACGATCTGGCCTCGGCACTTGCCGACCTGAACTTCGTCTTCGCCACCACCGCAAGGCAGCGCGACGGTTTCAAATCCGTGCGTGGACCGGTGGAGGCGGGCAGGATGCTGCGCGCCCGTCACGCAATGGGGCAACGCACCGGTATCCTGTTCGGTCGCGAGCGCTTCGGCCTCTACAATGACGAGGTTGGCCTCGCCGACGAGATCGTCACTTTCCCGGTCGATCCTGATTTCTCCTCGCTCAACATCGCCCAGGCGGCCTTGCTGATGTCCTACGAGTGGATGAAGTCGGGCCTGGAGGACGAGACCAGGACCAATTTTTCGGGGCCGGAGATGAAGCCTGCAAGCAAGGAAGAATTGCACGGCCTGTTCACCTATCTCGAAGGCGCGCTCGAGGCGCGCGGCTATTTCAGGCCGGCGCCGAAGAAGCCGAAAATGGTCGACAACCTCCGCGCCGTGCTGACGCGGGCAGGCTTTGCCGAGCCGGAGCTCAAGGTGCTGCGCGGCATCATCTCTTCGCTTGACCGGTTCTCGCCGGCGATGCCGCGCGGCGATGGGTCACCTGGCGATGACCCGAGGCGTTTGCCCGCGGCGGCGGCGCGCGCCCGCAAGGCGGAGGCGACTGGTCGGGCGCCGGACGCTAGCGGCGACGACACGGACACGCCACTGCTCGGCGGCAAGGGAACCGACAATGACTGA
- the alaS gene encoding alanine--tRNA ligase, translated as MSGVNEIRSTFLDYFRKEGHEVVASSPLVPRNDPTLMFTNAGMVQFKNVFTGLEKRPYSRATTAQKSVRAGGKHNDLDNVGYTARHLTFFEMLGNFSFGDYFKERAIELAWNVITREFGLKKDKLLVTVYHTDDEAAGFWKKIAGFSDDRIIRIPTSDNFWAMGDTGPCGPCSEIFIDRGEHIWGGPPGSPEEDGDRFLEFWNLVFMQYEQVTKEERVDLPRPSIDTGMGLERMASILQGVESVFETDLFRHLIDAASSALGRAPDAETVASYRVIADHLRSSSFLVADGVLPSNEGRGYVLRRIMRRAMRHAQLLGANEPLMWKLVPALVREMGQAYPELARGETMIAETLKLEETRFRKTLVRGLGLLSEATEKLGAGDMLDGETAFKLYDTYGFPLDLTQDALRQRSISVDLAGFTNAMEQQKAEARKHWAGSGEAATETVWFSVREKTGATEFLGYETEQAEGLIEALVKDGKTVDSAGKGDAVAVVVNQTPFYGESGGQMGDTGIISGEGFSIEISDTQKKADGLFVHLGKVVAGTVRPGAAVELKVDHARRSRLRANHSATHLIHEALREVLGTHVAQKGSLVAPERLRFDISHNKPISAQELEEVERMANEIVVQNGPVTTRLMSVDDAIAEGAMALFGEKYGDEVRVVSMGTGLHGAKANRPYSVELCGGTHVKATGDIGLVRIVSDGAVAAGVRRIEALTGEAARRHLDEQDRRLKTTAATLKISPADVPARVEALLEERKKLEKDLAEARKKLALGGGSPADAPAANEIVAGVGFLGKAVSGVSPKDLKPLADAGKTSLGSGVVVFVGTAEDNKASVVVAVTDDLVGRFSAVDLVRVASAALGGQGGGGRPDMAQAGGPDASKADDAIAAVRAALEAA; from the coding sequence ATGAGTGGCGTCAACGAGATCCGGTCGACCTTTCTCGACTATTTCCGCAAGGAGGGCCACGAGGTCGTGGCCTCAAGCCCGCTCGTGCCGCGCAACGATCCGACATTGATGTTCACCAATGCCGGCATGGTGCAGTTCAAGAATGTCTTCACCGGTTTGGAGAAGCGGCCCTATTCGCGCGCCACCACAGCCCAGAAAAGCGTCCGCGCCGGCGGCAAGCACAACGATCTCGACAATGTCGGCTATACCGCGCGCCACCTGACCTTCTTCGAGATGCTCGGCAATTTCTCCTTCGGCGACTATTTCAAGGAGCGCGCCATCGAGCTTGCCTGGAACGTCATCACCAGGGAGTTCGGGCTGAAGAAGGACAAGCTGCTGGTCACCGTCTATCACACGGACGACGAGGCGGCTGGCTTCTGGAAGAAGATCGCCGGTTTCTCCGACGATCGCATCATCCGCATCCCGACCTCGGACAATTTCTGGGCGATGGGCGACACCGGTCCTTGCGGACCTTGCTCGGAAATCTTCATCGATCGTGGCGAGCACATCTGGGGTGGACCTCCCGGCAGTCCCGAGGAAGACGGCGATCGCTTCCTCGAATTCTGGAACCTGGTGTTCATGCAGTATGAGCAGGTAACGAAAGAGGAGCGCGTCGACCTGCCGCGCCCGTCGATCGACACCGGCATGGGCCTGGAGCGCATGGCGTCCATCCTGCAAGGAGTGGAAAGCGTCTTCGAGACCGACCTGTTCCGTCATCTGATCGATGCGGCGTCCTCGGCACTTGGGCGCGCGCCCGACGCCGAAACGGTTGCGTCCTATCGCGTCATTGCCGATCATCTGCGCTCGTCCTCCTTCCTGGTCGCCGACGGCGTGCTGCCGTCGAACGAAGGCCGCGGCTATGTGTTGCGCCGCATCATGCGCCGCGCCATGCGCCATGCGCAGTTGCTGGGGGCGAACGAGCCGCTGATGTGGAAGCTGGTGCCGGCGCTGGTGCGCGAGATGGGCCAGGCCTATCCCGAACTGGCACGCGGCGAAACGATGATCGCCGAGACCCTGAAACTTGAGGAGACCCGTTTCCGCAAGACGCTGGTGCGCGGCCTCGGGCTGCTGTCCGAGGCGACGGAGAAGCTCGGCGCCGGCGACATGCTCGATGGCGAAACGGCATTCAAGCTCTACGACACCTATGGCTTCCCGCTCGACCTGACGCAGGACGCGCTGCGGCAGCGCAGCATCTCGGTCGACCTTGCCGGCTTCACCAATGCGATGGAGCAGCAGAAGGCGGAGGCGCGCAAGCACTGGGCCGGGTCCGGCGAGGCCGCCACCGAGACGGTTTGGTTCTCCGTGCGTGAAAAGACCGGCGCCACCGAATTCCTCGGCTACGAAACCGAGCAGGCGGAAGGCCTCATCGAGGCGCTGGTCAAGGACGGCAAGACCGTAGACAGCGCCGGCAAGGGCGATGCGGTCGCCGTGGTCGTCAACCAGACGCCGTTCTACGGCGAGTCCGGCGGCCAGATGGGTGACACCGGCATAATCTCGGGCGAGGGCTTCTCGATCGAGATTTCCGACACGCAGAAGAAGGCCGATGGCCTCTTCGTGCATCTCGGCAAGGTGGTCGCCGGCACGGTCAGGCCGGGTGCCGCGGTCGAACTTAAGGTCGATCATGCCAGGCGCTCCCGGCTGCGCGCCAACCACTCGGCGACGCACCTGATCCACGAGGCGTTGCGCGAGGTGCTGGGCACCCATGTCGCGCAGAAGGGTTCGCTGGTCGCACCCGAGCGTCTGCGCTTCGACATCTCGCACAACAAGCCGATCTCCGCGCAGGAGCTCGAAGAGGTCGAGCGCATGGCCAACGAGATCGTCGTGCAGAACGGCCCGGTGACCACGCGCCTGATGTCGGTCGATGACGCCATTGCCGAGGGCGCGATGGCGCTGTTCGGCGAGAAATACGGCGATGAGGTGCGCGTCGTGTCGATGGGCACGGGCCTGCATGGCGCCAAGGCCAACCGCCCTTATTCGGTCGAGCTCTGCGGCGGCACGCATGTCAAGGCGACCGGCGATATCGGCCTGGTGCGCATCGTCTCGGATGGTGCTGTCGCCGCCGGCGTGCGCCGCATCGAGGCGTTGACCGGCGAGGCCGCGCGCAGGCATCTCGATGAGCAGGACCGACGCCTGAAGACCACGGCGGCAACGCTTAAGATTTCGCCCGCAGATGTGCCAGCGCGCGTCGAAGCGCTGCTCGAAGAGCGCAAGAAGCTCGAGAAGGATCTGGCCGAAGCGCGCAAGAAATTGGCGCTGGGCGGCGGGTCGCCTGCCGATGCTCCTGCCGCCAACGAGATCGTCGCTGGCGTCGGCTTTCTCGGCAAGGCGGTGTCAGGTGTCTCGCCGAAGGACTTGAAGCCGCTGGCCGATGCGGGCAAGACTTCGTTGGGCTCTGGCGTCGTCGTGTTCGTTGGCACGGCTGAGGACAACAAGGCGAGCGTCGTGGTCGCTGTCACCGATGATCTCGTCGGCCGTTTCAGCGCCGTCGACCTTGTTCGCGTGGCCTCCGCAGCATTGGGCGGGCAGGGCGGCGGCGGCCGCCCCGACATGGCGCAGGCCGGCGGCCCGGATGCGTCGAAGGCCGATGATGCGATCGCGGCAGTGAGGGCGGCGCTCGAAGCAGCGTAG
- a CDS encoding glutathione S-transferase family protein, translated as MGKPVVYGADYSVYVRIVRLALEEKGIAYDLVPVDIFAEGGAPAWYGKHHPFGRIPAFEHEGFRLFEASAIARYIDDAFDGPALQPADIRARARMNQIIGMLDAYAYRAMVWDVAVERLEREVPDESLIADGLRQAETVLKVLTSLKQDGPWLLGDQLTLADLHAAPIIAYFVKVAEGRNLLTQFAGIWDLYLRMAGRPSFVRTEKAYNSR; from the coding sequence ATGGGCAAGCCGGTCGTCTACGGCGCGGATTACAGCGTCTATGTACGCATCGTCCGGCTTGCGCTCGAGGAGAAAGGCATCGCCTACGATCTCGTGCCGGTCGACATCTTTGCAGAAGGTGGCGCGCCGGCATGGTACGGCAAGCACCATCCCTTCGGCCGCATCCCAGCCTTCGAGCATGAGGGGTTCCGCCTGTTCGAGGCGAGTGCGATCGCGCGCTATATCGACGACGCTTTCGACGGGCCGGCGCTGCAGCCCGCCGACATACGCGCCCGCGCAAGGATGAACCAGATCATCGGCATGCTCGACGCCTACGCCTACCGTGCGATGGTCTGGGATGTCGCGGTCGAGCGTCTGGAGAGAGAAGTGCCCGACGAGAGCTTGATCGCGGATGGCCTGCGGCAGGCAGAGACGGTGCTGAAGGTGCTGACTTCGCTGAAGCAAGATGGACCCTGGCTGCTCGGCGACCAGCTGACCCTGGCCGATCTGCACGCGGCACCGATCATCGCCTACTTCGTCAAGGTTGCCGAAGGGCGCAACTTGCTGACGCAGTTTGCAGGCATCTGGGATTTGTATTTGCGAATGGCTGGCCGCCCGAGCTTCGTGCGTACCGAAAAAGCGTATAACTCGAGGTGA
- a CDS encoding NADP-dependent isocitrate dehydrogenase has product MAKIKVANPVVELDGDEMTRIIWQFIKDKLIHPYLDLELEYYDLGIEHRDATNDQVTIDSANAIKKYGVGVKCATITPDEQRVEEFKLKKMWKSPNGTIRNILGGTIFREPIIMKNVPRLVPGWTKPIIVGRHAFGDQYRATDFRFPGKGKLTIKFVGEDGQVIEHDVFDAPGAGVAMAMYNLDESIREFARASLNYGLLRNYPVYLSTKNTILKAYDGRFKDIFQEVYEAEFEAEFKSKKLWYEHRLIDDMVASSLKWSGGYVWACKNYDGDVQSDTVAQGFGSLGLMTSVLMTPDGKTVEAEAAHGTVTRHYRQHQKGEETSTNSIASIFAWTRGLAHRAKLDDNAELKRFSETLEKVCIQTVESGFMTKDLSLLIGPDQPWLSTTGFLDKIDENLQKAMA; this is encoded by the coding sequence ATGGCGAAGATCAAGGTGGCGAACCCGGTCGTCGAACTCGACGGCGACGAGATGACCCGCATCATCTGGCAGTTCATCAAGGACAAGCTGATCCACCCTTATCTCGACCTCGAGCTCGAATATTACGACCTGGGCATCGAGCATCGCGACGCCACCAACGACCAGGTGACCATCGATTCGGCCAACGCCATCAAGAAATACGGTGTCGGCGTGAAATGCGCGACCATCACCCCCGACGAGCAGCGCGTCGAGGAATTCAAGCTGAAGAAGATGTGGAAATCGCCGAACGGCACCATCCGCAACATTTTGGGCGGAACCATCTTTCGCGAGCCGATCATCATGAAGAACGTGCCGCGCCTGGTGCCCGGCTGGACCAAGCCGATCATCGTCGGCCGCCACGCCTTCGGCGACCAGTATCGCGCCACCGATTTCCGCTTTCCCGGCAAGGGCAAGCTGACGATCAAGTTCGTCGGCGAGGACGGCCAGGTCATCGAGCACGACGTGTTCGACGCGCCCGGCGCCGGTGTCGCCATGGCCATGTACAATCTCGACGAGTCCATCCGCGAATTCGCCCGGGCGTCGCTGAACTACGGCCTGCTGCGCAACTATCCGGTCTACCTGTCGACCAAGAACACCATTCTCAAGGCCTATGACGGCCGCTTCAAGGATATTTTCCAGGAAGTCTACGAGGCTGAATTCGAGGCCGAGTTCAAGTCGAAGAAGCTCTGGTACGAGCACCGCCTGATCGACGACATGGTGGCGTCGAGCCTGAAATGGTCGGGCGGCTATGTCTGGGCCTGCAAGAACTATGACGGCGACGTCCAGTCCGACACGGTGGCGCAAGGGTTCGGTTCGCTCGGCCTGATGACCTCGGTGCTGATGACGCCGGATGGCAAGACCGTCGAAGCGGAAGCCGCGCACGGCACCGTGACCCGCCACTATCGTCAGCATCAGAAGGGCGAGGAAACCTCGACCAATTCGATTGCGTCGATCTTCGCCTGGACGCGAGGCCTCGCGCACCGCGCCAAGCTCGACGACAACGCCGAACTGAAGCGTTTTTCCGAGACGCTGGAAAAGGTCTGCATCCAGACTGTCGAGAGCGGCTTCATGACCAAGGACCTGTCGCTCTTGATCGGCCCCGACCAGCCCTGGCTCTCGACCACCGGCTTCCTCGACAAGATCGACGAGAATTTGCAGAAGGCGATGGCGTAA
- a CDS encoding GFA family protein, translating to MPVLLKGSCRCNAVRFEVESHTPVPFMLCYCSICRKQQGGGGFAINLGAAYETLNIRGKSNLGVYRAEIEDDEHPHCEISTGERNFCRKCGSALWLYDPTWPELVHPFASAIDSDLPKPPEKVHLMLKYKANWVEPEIGKGDKTFDVYPEESIADWHKRTGMWVE from the coding sequence ATGCCTGTGCTGCTCAAGGGGTCCTGTCGCTGCAACGCCGTGCGTTTCGAGGTGGAAAGCCACACGCCCGTGCCGTTCATGCTGTGCTACTGCTCGATCTGCCGTAAGCAGCAGGGCGGCGGCGGTTTCGCCATCAATCTCGGCGCCGCCTACGAGACGCTGAACATCAGGGGCAAGAGCAATCTCGGCGTCTATCGCGCCGAGATCGAGGATGACGAGCATCCCCACTGCGAGATATCGACCGGGGAGCGCAATTTTTGCCGCAAATGCGGGTCGGCGCTCTGGCTCTACGACCCAACCTGGCCGGAGCTGGTGCATCCCTTCGCCTCGGCGATCGACAGCGACCTGCCGAAACCACCCGAAAAAGTGCATCTGATGCTGAAATACAAGGCGAACTGGGTCGAGCCTGAGATCGGCAAAGGCGACAAGACGTTCGACGTCTATCCCGAGGAATCGATCGCGGACTGGCACAAGCGGACGGGTATGTGGGTGGAGTAG
- a CDS encoding carbohydrate kinase family protein, giving the protein MVESPKILAVGGAHIDRRGQVYGPYVPAASNPGTMREDVGGGVFNALRSMVRRGVSASLVSMRGGDASADTVSRAIAEAGIADLSAVFLDRTTPSYTALIDREGELIVGFADMALYDLAFPKQIRRSKIRQEVAAADAILCDANLPSAALERLLSLAAGKPVFAIAISPAKVTRLIPVLGGLAQLFMNRREAVVLAGVNAAAAEREMVDGLRCSGLASGVVTAGSGPVLGFDETGAFSILPPAPRKVADVTGAGDALAGATVAALLRGQPLRHAVREGVAAATLAIESADAVPEFTAASFAEALALVPDAREVA; this is encoded by the coding sequence ATGGTGGAATCCCCGAAGATCCTGGCCGTGGGCGGCGCCCATATCGACCGGCGTGGCCAGGTGTACGGTCCCTATGTGCCGGCAGCCTCCAATCCCGGCACGATGCGCGAGGATGTCGGCGGGGGCGTCTTCAATGCGTTGCGCAGCATGGTGCGGCGCGGCGTGTCGGCCTCCCTGGTGTCGATGCGGGGCGGCGATGCGTCGGCCGATACGGTTTCACGGGCCATCGCCGAGGCAGGCATCGCCGATCTTTCGGCGGTGTTCCTCGACCGTACCACGCCGAGCTACACGGCATTGATCGATCGCGAGGGCGAATTGATCGTCGGCTTTGCCGACATGGCACTGTACGACCTGGCTTTTCCCAAGCAGATCAGGCGTTCCAAGATACGCCAGGAGGTGGCCGCCGCCGATGCCATCCTGTGCGACGCCAATCTGCCGTCGGCCGCCCTGGAGCGGCTGCTGTCGCTCGCCGCCGGTAAACCGGTTTTCGCCATCGCGATTTCGCCGGCGAAGGTAACGCGGCTGATACCGGTTCTCGGCGGGCTGGCCCAGCTCTTCATGAACCGGCGAGAGGCCGTCGTGCTGGCCGGTGTCAATGCAGCGGCCGCCGAGCGGGAAATGGTCGACGGGTTGCGGTGCAGCGGCCTTGCCAGCGGCGTGGTCACGGCCGGCAGCGGCCCTGTGCTGGGTTTCGATGAGACAGGCGCCTTTTCGATCCTGCCGCCTGCCCCCAGAAAAGTCGCCGATGTCACCGGCGCCGGCGACGCGCTGGCAGGTGCAACGGTCGCAGCACTGCTGCGGGGCCAGCCGCTGCGCCACGCCGTGCGTGAGGGCGTCGCCGCGGCAACGCTGGCCATCGAAAGCGCCGACGCGGTGCCCGAATTCACCGCGGCGAGCTTCGCGGAAGCGCTGGCCCTTGTGCCGGATGCCAGGGAAGTGGCATGA
- the recA gene encoding recombinase RecA encodes MAQNSLRLVEDKAVDKSKALDAALSQIERAFGKGSIMRLGANEQVVEIETVPTGSLGLDIALGVGGLPRGRIIEIYGPESSGKTTLALHTVAEAQKKGGICAFVDAEHALDPVYARKLGVDLENLLISQPDTGEQALEICDTLVRSGAIDVLVVDSVAALTPRAEIEGEMGDSLPGLQARLMSQALRKLTASISRSNTMVIFINQIRMKIGVMFGSPETTTGGNALKFYASVRLDIRRIGSVKDRDEVVGNQTRVKVVKNKLAPPFKVVEFDIMYGEGVSKTGELVDLGVKAGVVEKSGAWFSYNSQRLGQGRENAKLFLRDNPDTAREIELALRQNAGLIAEKFLENGGSEGNGDDGFEDEAGAM; translated from the coding sequence ATGGCTCAGAATTCTTTGCGGCTGGTAGAGGATAAGGCAGTGGACAAATCAAAGGCTCTGGATGCGGCGCTGTCGCAAATCGAGCGGGCTTTCGGCAAGGGCTCGATCATGCGGCTCGGCGCCAACGAGCAGGTCGTCGAGATCGAAACGGTGCCGACCGGCTCGCTCGGCCTCGACATCGCGCTCGGCGTCGGTGGCTTGCCGCGCGGCCGTATCATCGAGATCTATGGGCCGGAAAGCTCCGGCAAGACGACCCTGGCCCTGCACACCGTGGCTGAAGCCCAGAAGAAGGGCGGCATCTGCGCCTTCGTCGATGCCGAACACGCGCTCGATCCGGTCTACGCCCGCAAGCTCGGCGTCGATCTTGAGAACCTGCTGATCTCGCAGCCCGACACCGGCGAGCAGGCGCTGGAGATTTGCGACACGCTGGTGCGTTCCGGCGCCATCGACGTGCTGGTGGTCGATTCGGTGGCGGCGCTGACGCCGCGTGCCGAGATCGAGGGCGAGATGGGCGATTCGCTGCCGGGTCTGCAGGCCCGCCTGATGAGCCAGGCGCTGCGCAAGCTGACCGCGTCGATCTCGCGCTCCAACACCATGGTCATCTTCATCAACCAGATCCGCATGAAGATCGGCGTCATGTTCGGTTCGCCCGAAACCACGACCGGCGGCAACGCGCTGAAATTCTACGCTTCGGTTCGCCTCGACATCCGCCGTATCGGCTCGGTCAAGGATCGTGACGAGGTCGTCGGCAACCAGACCCGCGTCAAGGTGGTCAAGAACAAGTTGGCGCCGCCCTTCAAGGTGGTCGAGTTCGACATCATGTATGGCGAGGGCGTCTCCAAGACCGGCGAACTGGTCGACCTCGGCGTCAAGGCCGGCGTGGTCGAGAAATCGGGCGCCTGGTTCTCCTATAATTCGCAGCGTCTCGGCCAGGGCCGCGAGAATGCGAAACTGTTCCTGCGCGACAATCCCGATACCGCGCGCGAGATCGAACTGGCGCTCAGGCAGAATGCCGGATTGATCGCCGAAAAGTTCCTCGAAAATGGTGGCTCCGAGGGCAATGGCGACGACGGTTTTGAGGACGAAGCCGGCGCGATGTAG